CATCGGTAAATGAACGATAGACTTCATATTAGGGCGCGCATCGGCGCTCTTTTTGTTGGTCTCTACTGATGTTGTTGAAGCAAAACCAACCGGCGGCAAAGTAATCACATTGCCATCATTGAACCAAGATAACACCGGGTTAAACGGCGCTGCTAACTCACTCGCAACATTAACCAAAGCCTGCTGTGAAACCTGCTTAAATTCGCTGCGCCATGCACTGTTAGAAGCCTGCGTAACTTGCTTATTTGACTGTTCAGGCAGAGATAAGCTTTTTAGTTGCTTTAAAGATCGAGTCTGTGCTTGCTGCACCACTTTCTTCTTTAACTTCTTCAGCGATTTTTTCGCACTCATTACTACTCCTAAAACAATTTATTCGATAAAACAATCGACGGTAAGATTATCAGAAATACGAGTGCAAATAAATCTCATTTATATTTTGTTCAGTATTAGTGCTTTAGACTAACTTCCAATAAAAATCATTGGCTCGTAGTGTTTCAGAATGTTCCATTATGATTTAATCTTGTTTGTATAAATTATGATTATCAGAACAGTGTAACCATGCTAAATCCATTGTGGCTCAAAACCTTCGTGACTCTCATCGAGACAGGTCACTTTACTCGCACCGCTGAAAAACTGTTTATGACTCAACCCGGCGTGAGTCAGCACATTAAGAAGCTAGAAGCAGAATGCGGCTATGCTCTGATTGAGCGTAACAACAAGAGTTTTGATATCACCTCACAAGGGCAGGCGGTTTTTGATTACGCGAAAGAGATGCAGATGCGCGAGTCTATGCTTTTAGCAAGCTTAGAGCCAGACTCCCCCTTTAAGGGAGCAGTACGTATTGCTTGCTCAGGCTCTTTAGCTTTGCTGCTCTATCCGCACCTTTTGCATCTTCAATGCCAGCACCCTGATTTAATCCCACAGATTGAAGCAGCACCCAAAAGAAAAGTATTGGCAGACATTCTCTCTGGTGAAGCCGATCTCGGCATTGTCACGAGCGTACCAACCGACAAGCGCTTGGTGAGTACAAAGCTTAGTGCTGAGCCGCTGTGCTTAATGTTACCGATTGCTTTCGCTAATCAGGAGCTCGATCTCGATAAACTGAAACAATTGGGAATGATCAACCACCCAGATGCTGAAAACTGTTTGGCGCTCTATGGTGAAAGTTGCGGTGAAAAATGGCTACAAGAATTACGCTTCGATCAACTGCCGATCCGCGGATACGTCAACCAACTCAGTCAGATCTTATTACCAGTATCAAAGGGACTTGGTTTTACGGTGTTACCACTGGGTGCTCTGGAAAGTTTTCCCGATAAAGATAAAATCGCTATCTACCAAGCCAAGCGTGAAGTTGCAGAAGATTTGTACTTGATTACTAAGCAGCGTGGCAATACGCCATTGCGCTTTAAAACTGTCATCGAACAGATCGAAGCCATTCTCTCCCGTTAATCTGTTTTTTTACTTACCCAAAAGCTGAAAAAGAGCCGTTAGGCTCTCTTTTCACACTCAGCGGTTTCATGCTTCTAGCACGTCTTGTCCCGTCATTTCACAAACAAGTAAAGCGTCAGAGGTATCCACATGTAGCCCCATCATGGGTAATCCGTGGTGGCATACCCAAGAGCCAAAAAACACGCCTATAGCGACTGCTAGAAATGCTAAAACTAACATAGCGTTACCTCTCATTGGTTTAACAGATACTTACAATCTACGCCTTGAAAATCGCTTAGTCAATCAAGTGAATAACAAAAGCGATACAAGGTCACAAAATTTATGCCAACAAAAAAGCTGTATTGAGGTTGTTTTTTGTTCGATTTTATAGGCTTAGAAACCTGTCACATTTCCATCATTAAACATGATTAAAATCACACTCGAATTCAGGCTATATATGACATGAGCACTAAAAAATTTTGGCATCAAACATGCTTGAAATGTATGAGCGGCAACTTGATAGTTAAATAATTGTTTTATTTAAATTTAATTTAAGTGGCATTTTTATGACTTTTTATTGTCACGGAGATTATAGTGAGATGTCAGCCATATTAAGAGTTAAAGACAACAGGATTTCGGCACAAAAATGTGATCAAAATCCTAGCTATAGAAACCGAACACAGCTACATTCAAAGAGTTCATGAGGAACTGTATTCACACATGCGCATATCGCAGCAAGAATTAAGTGAGGAAATTTCATGAAGAAAATGAGAAAAGCACAATTACATCGAATTCGCATTCAGTACTGGAAAGAAGTCAATAAACCAGTAACGAAATCGTAAAATTGTGGATAAAAAGCAACGTCTAAGCTGGCTCTTTAGCCAGCTTTTGTATTTTTGGTCGATATGGAATCGAGCTTGATATCTCTATCGCGATAGCCGCCAAGAAAGCACCATCTGGGGACTCTATTCAAGCTTTAATCGATAAATTGCTGGTTACGCGACTTTATCAGTCGTTGGCACCATTCCTGCCAATTCTTGTAATATCGCTAATGTTGATTTAGCGAAAATATGCTTGTCTTTCCAACCAACCAACTGAACCATCTTGACCTTGCCGGACACTAAACACTGACGAATGATACGATTCACCATCTGTACTTCCAATTGTCGACCAGTGCCAACGAATGATTGCGAGCACAATGACGCCAAATCGATGTTCAATACCACTTGGTCACAATGGGCTAAGTAGCTGGCAAGTTGCTCTTTCATATGAAAACGGTGAGCAAACTGGCACTCTGACAACGTCATCCAATCACAACCAAGATCTTCTGCGTACTCAAGTGTTTTTTCACTCTGACGCGAGCTATCAATGCCCATACAGAACAACCGTAGTTCGCTAAAACGCGCCAACGCGAAGTGATAAGCAGAGCCCAATTCTGGGTCAAGACTTGGTTTTATCTCAAATTGATTACCAATATGAATAATCCCAAGCTCTTTTTGATGACTGTTGATCAATGGGAGTGCATGAAGCACTCCCTCGGTGCAATTACTGAACACAACTGGAAGGGTATGTGAGCCCAAATAGCGGCTCAAATTGAGTTGGTAGCGACCAATCATCTGTTCAGATAATGTATAGTGACCGCCATTTAACCAGCGACTCTTTTCTTGCTCAGCCAACCAATCAAAAACGTCCTGCAAACTTTGATCAGCCATTTCGAACTCAACTGCTTTCATCGGTTTTATGGATTGAGAAATACTCATTAACACCATTGAGAAAGCGGAAACACCAGTAATACTGTGAGTTTTATTGCGTCGAAATAGGCCGAACATATGCATTACCTTTCTGGGGGCAGAGCCCTCGCTGCTTGAAGAACGTGAAGGATGATCCTTTGCTGATTTTGTTGAACTCGATGTGCTGGTGCCATTACTGAGATTGCACCAACTAGCTTCGATCCTTTCATTACCGGCGCACTGATACCAGATACACCGGGATCGATCTCAGAAGTACTGAATGCGTAGCCTTGCGCACGGATCGCATCAAGATCTTGCTGCCACTCATTAATACGGTGAGCTTCACCAAAGTAGCGTAAAATCTTTTCACGACGTTGCGCTGGCATAAACGCAAGCATTACCTTCGACGATGCACCGCGCAGCAGTGGTTGGCTCTGTCCTTGAACATAACTACAGCGCAGGGCTTGCATACTCTCTTTTCGGCTCACGCACAGTGCTCGATATCCAACTGGCACCATGTACGCAGCCATTTCACCAGTTTGCTTTTGAAGGCGGTTGAGAACGGCATCAACCGCATCCAAGTCGTGTTGGCTGGTTTCATAACTACGCATTAAAAGTAGTGCCGCCGGACCTATGATCAAGGTTTTGTCACTTGGACTTTCCTCAATCAAGTTCCACTCTTTGAGTAATTTTAAGTGGCGGTAAAGACTACTAATTGGCGTGCCTAAAAGATCACTAAGAGTCTTAGCTGTTACAGGCTCGTCATTAACGGCAACTTGCATTAATAGCTGCAACAGTTTTTCGTTAACCTGACCGGAATTTTGCTTCATCGAATTCATACTATTGTTGTAACGTTTCGGATTGGATTGACCAAATGGTATTCCTAGGATATGAGAATTTATAAAGACAAAGAATAATGAATTCTCATAAGGTAAGAATGTGTCATTTTTTATTATCTGACAATAATAACTCGGGCAAACGTTTCTCTAAATTGTCGCCAATTCTATGCATATCAATATGAGTCATTGCATTCTACGTAAGAGATTTTGCCAGCAAAGGAAAATATAGATAGTGAGCAAATCCGCAAAACAAAAATCTAACTATTCTTGCTATGCGAGAAATATAATTTGTTATCAGTTGGGATTTCAGCAGCAATTTTCACTGCGATAAAAAGGGAGTTGGTAAGAAAATCTCTCAGATACACCAAATCATGTTTTTAGAGGTCTTCTTGCAGCAACTCTTCATCGATCATTGAGCTACATTCAACTTTGAAGTGATTGTAAGAAAACACCGCAGCGCCATGGACACGCTTGGTGGTCACTTTATCTTCACCAAACTGCACAATCACACGGGTATAAACCTTTTTGGTTGCTTGAACGGTATTCTCAGCAAGAAGACGCTCAAATTCGGTTTGATGAGTTTCTTTAGCCATTTTAATTCTTTCTAACTGGGCATTAGCAGCGATTTTGCTTGCTTCAATGCTTTCCGCTTCTTCTTCGCTTCGCTCGGCTTTAGGACGCTTTTTGAACTCTAATTCCTTACGAATGATATCCATCGTTGACTCTTGCGCAGCTTGGTAATGCTCACGGAATTTTGTTTGACGATCTTTATGCATTTTGTAACGAGCAAAGCCATGCACGTATGTCGCGGTGTCACCTTCAACACCTAAATTGACGCACAATACTTTACCGCCCACTTTGGCATGACCACCACTCAACGTTCCTTGACGCGCGCTCTTATCTGAAACCGTCAGGTTATTACCACAGCGAATTTCATTGTTCATACAATGAATTGCCAATTCAATGTCATGTCCAGCTTGTAGTTCCGCAAATTGCGCGTAGCTTGCTTTGATTGAGCCACCCGCTTTAATCACGCATGATTTTTTCTGGTTATCCGATACGTTATGACCAATAACCCCTTTGGCAATTTCTACGTCACCATGGGCTTGAATGTCAGCAGACTCAACGAACCCACCGATAATAATATTGCCTGTCGCTCGCACCTTCATGTCTGATTCGACATTGCCTTTCACCAGCAAGTTACCTTTAAATTTCACATGACCTGTGGCAACACCTATTGTTTCAAGGATTAAGACATCATCTACATCCACGCTGGTTTCATGCAGGATCGGCATTCCGGTCATTGCTGCAATCAATAGATCCGGATCTTTCTCGGAAATCAGCGATCCTTTACCCTCTTTCAAAGGAAGATCTTTACCATCAGCAGCAGGGATCACTTTGCCTTGAACGGTTAACCCCGGAACGCCTTGCGTTGCAGGAATACGACGCATTAATGGTTGCGATTTCGCCACACTGACGGTTTCGCCAAGATTAAGCATATCCACCTTGCCGGTTTCATCTTCTACCGGAGCGAGGACCTGCTTAGAGACATCTTTAACCAGAGGTATAAATTGGCTATCTTTGCCGTCGATAGGCTTTTTGCCCGCGGCAATCGCTTGGGAGAATTGTTCACCTGGTTTAAGTTGACGACTGACCGCTAACACCTTCTTCAGCGCCAGTTTATTGATGCCTTTAGTCACAGAGCCACCTGCTAGGGTTTGCACCAATCTAGGACCATCAATCGCTTTACCACCGTAGGCACCTGTCACCACCATGGTCGCCAGCATCCCATCTTCTGAAATGCTCATTTCAACAACCGCATCCAGTTTTTCTGCAACAACAATACCTTGAAAAGACTCCGCTTTGCCTTCTTTGGCTAAGGTGAGAAATCGTAAAACCTCTTCTTGATAAACGAAAAAAGATTGTGCCTCTAGAGCAATAAGCGCTTGAGTAAGATCGCCAACTCCCGCCTCAGGCGCAACTGACATATCCTTCGGCAACTTTGCGATTATTTGCTTACCATCATCAGATCGGACAACGATCTCTTTCCACATGCTTCACCTAGTATTGTTTTAGTTTAATGGCGCGACTGCTAGAAAATTCTTGCTCGAAACTGGCATCACTAAGAGTGAAATTGTGGCTGCAATAACCCTCTTATATCCAAGTGTTTACCTTTCTCAGTGTATATAAGTTGTTTGAATATAAGTATGAAAGCGCTAGCATTTTCCAACACATGTCGACATTTTTCTCAACAGTAAGGTTACTAAATGTGTCAGATTGGTTCTAAATTTAAGCAAAAATACTTGATCACCAACCAATTATATAAGCCTAGTTGCAACGCATAGAAACCATCACCGCACTAATACGTAGCGTGGGTTTCCTTAACGTAGAAACAGTCGCGTTGCTCTCAATCTCGTATCTTGAAGCTTGTTAAGCATCGCTCAAGTTATGCAATCAGGCTGAATAGCCATTTTGCATATACACTTATCCTTACTTTGGGTAGAAGTAGGAGATGAGTTTGCTTGGAATAAGACCGATCTTGATACCTCAACTGTGCCTGTTGCTCATTTTAGCATTCGTTTGTATACCAGTTGGCGCTCAAGCGTCGCCTTCCGTAGAAAGTGTTGAAGCTGAAATTAGCAAACTTGAGAATGAATCACCAAAAGACGAACTGCTGATTGCGAAATACGACAAACTCCGTGTGCAACTCAACAGTTTTGAGAAACTCAAATCTGAGCGCGATAATTTTCAGCAGATCATCAATCAATACCCAACACTGCGTGAGCGCCTCAATCAACAAATAGAGAATACCGACGATCTCAAGATTTTCGCCACCGATAAGCTACGCAGTTATAACGACTTAACTCAAGCGATCGCTTCTCTTCAAGCGGCAATGAGTGAGTGGCGTAGTTCCTACCAATCCAATAGTGACCAAGCAAATAAACTCAATAGCGACCGAACAGCGCTTCCTGTCAGCCTAGCTCAACAAGACAAACAAATTGAGCAAGCATCTCTAACCACTCAATCACAAGAGAGTGAGATAGAACAGTGGTCGCAAAGTGCTAATTTGGCGGAGCTAAAGCTCAAACGCGAGGTGACCTCATTTGAACTGCAAAGTCTCGACGAGCGCACTGAACTGCTTAGGCTAGAACAAAAGCTATTAGAAAAGAAAATTCAAACCGCCACGCCCTTGATCATTAATCTGCAAGAGCGACTCACTCAGGTTGAACAAAAGTCAGTTCGAGCACTGATTGCCGAAGCACTCGATGTGAGCGAAAAGGTAGAGAAAGACCAACCAGAGAGGCAAGCGGCTGTCGACCAACTTCGTCAGTACGCCCAAGAGTTAGAAAAAGTGTTGGTCGATATAGACCAAGCACGAATTGAAACCCAAAAAACCGAAGCTCAGCGCCGCAGCTTGGCAGAAGAGCAACAGCTCATAAAACAGAATCTCGCTTGGTTACGCAATAGTACCGCGTTTGGTGCTTCAATCAGAGCGCAGCTACGCCGCTTACCCAATTCAGTCAACAGCAAAACCATTCCCGATACGATTGCGAACACGCATATCAGAAAATATGAAATTAGCCAGTTACTCACTGACTACTCGCTCACGACTGCCGTATTGGCGTCGCAGCCTCAAGCAGCCCCAAACGATCAGCTAGCAGATTTATCCAATCAACTGCTCACTCAATTATCTCAAGATTATGAAAAATTGATCGTCGCATTAGGCAAACTGCAATTATCGCTCAACCAATACGCTCTCGAAGTCGAGGATGCGCGCAGCTTCTTACGAGAGCAACAATTATGGACTCGAAGCAATGTTCCGCTATGGGAGCACTTAGCCAGTTTTAATAAGACCGTCTGGTTTGGTTCACCCACCCCGTTCGCATCAACGATGGAGCGTCTAGATACAACGAAACTGACTAAGGTTGGTGCCTTATTCATTGTCTACTCACTGGTTTTCTACTTCATTTATCGCAAGCTAACTGAGCACTCACTGCACAAAAGAGATGAGTTTAAAGCCGTATTTGGACACCCAGTAAAAGATCGCTTCCAAAATAGTGTGCTATTACTGCTATCTACACTAATCAGAGCCGCGATTATGCCCATTTGGTATCTCATCACCGCTGCGCTTTTGTTCTGGCTCCTTCCCTCTGATAACACTAATGATTTTCGCACCCTGATAATTGGCAGTGCTGCCTCACTATTTGTGCTTGAGTTTAGCCACACTATTAGTAGCAAAAAGGGATTACTTGAACTCCATTTAAACTGGCCAGAATCCGTTTGTGATTACTTACATAAGCACAGTAAGCGCGTACGTTGGCCGTTTACTCTGTTTCTGTTTGTGATTTTTTGTGTGGAGCTAGTCGCTCAAGATCAGGAAGCCGAGGCATCAAGGGTGTGCTTTCTGATCTTTATTTTAAGCTTAACAGCTGTCTATTCGGCATTGCTCAAACATCACCGCGTGCCCACAGCCTTACCTAGCTCTCTAGGGCAAGGAGTGGGGTTAATGATCTTACGAAGTTTGATCATGGGCTCAATGCTCGCAATTGCCATTATGGCCATACTCGGGCTCTATATCGCCGCATGGATGTTACTGGTTTACCAACAAGCCACCATTTTTGTCGCTTTAACCATTCTATTTATTTACCAACTTGGTCAACGTTGGTTAAAGCTCGAACACCGTCAACTCAACTATCAACGCCTACTTGCACGGCGAGAAGAACTGATAGCCCTGCAACAAAAACAAGCCGATGAACCACCAGAGATTGCGGAGTTACGAGAAGATTTTCCTGAAGTTGAGGAGCAAGGGTTAGCGAGTGAACAAGTCAGTGAGCAGTCACTAACACTACTGCGTGGGTTATCAGTCATTGGGTTAGTGATCGCAATCATTACGCTTTGGTCGAGCGCACTCGAAATGACCTCTCTACTTAACAATGTGGTGGTTTGGCAGGTGAGCGAAACCATCAGTGGCAGTGCCACACTGGTTGATGTCACCCTGCAATCCCTCATCTACGCTCTAATTACCTTGCTCGTCACCTTTGTGGGTGTCAGGAACTTACCCGGCATTCTCGAGCTACTGGTACTACGCCGCTTAGAGCTAGCACCGGGTACCGGTTATGCAGTCACAACCTTACTGCGTTATCTGATCCTCATGACTGGGGTATTATCAGCCTTTGCATTACTTGGCTTTCAATGGTCTCGCCTACAATGGCTGGTCGCTGCGTTCGGTGTTGGGCTGGGGTTTGGTCTGCAAGAAATCTTTGCCAATTTCATCTCGGGCTTAATCTTATTGTTTGAGCGACCGATTAGAATAGGTGACATTGTCACAATTAATGATTTATCAGGCACAGTGAGTAAGATTGAAACCCGGGCAACAACCATCATTGATTGGGATAACAAAGAGATCGTGGTACCCAATAAAACCTTTATTACTGAAAAGCTGATCAACTGGTCGCTGACCGATTCGATTACCCGTATCGTGATCCCGATTGGCGTCGCTTATGGATCGGATGTGGAGAAAGTAGAGGATCTCCTCTATCAATCAGCGCAAGAGCATCCGTTGATTCTCAATGATCCTGCACCTTCGGTATTTTTCTTGGCATTTGGAGCCAGTAGTTTAGATTTTGAATTGCGTATCCACATCAATTCGATCGATCACCGCTTATCAACCATTCATCTGGTTAACAAGAAGATCGACCAGCTGTTTAAACAGCATGGTATCGAGATTGCGTTTCCACAGATGGATGTGCACGTGCGGGACTGGCCGGATGCGCCCGATGCCGATACAAAACAATAGGATAAACACCCAAGTAACCTCAAGTTACTTGGGTATATACAACCAAATAGAGATCGAGAACTGTGCAGCTTAAACAGGCGTTAAGCCACCGATAATACGATTTTACCGACATGACATTTTTGTTCAAACGTCTCCTGAGCCTGATTAATATCTTTCAAATCAAACGCTTGAGCAAGAATTGGTTGAATTATCCCTGATTCAATCACTTTAACAAGGTTATGAAACACTTGCGGCTCTAGCACTGTACAACCAAAAAAGCTTAAATCCTTTAAGTAGAGCGTTCGCACATCAAGTTCAACCATCGCTCCACCAATAGCGCCCGATACTGCATAACGCCCTTTGGGTTTCAGTACTTTAAGTAACTCAGGCCATTGCTGACCAGCAACGAGATCGATCACCACATCAACGCTGTTCTGACCCAACACTTCAACCAGATCGTCACTGCGATCCACAATCACATCTGCACCAAGATCCAATAACTGCTGTTTTTTACCTGCACTGGTGATCGCGATCACGCGAGCGCCACGCGCCTTAGCCAATTGCACAGCCGCCGATCCAACGCCCCCTGATGCGCCTGTTACCAATACCGTATCTTGATCGATAACTTGAGAGCGGGTGAGCATATTTTCTGCCGTGGAATAGGAACAAGGAAAAGTTGCCAACTCAACAGAAGAAAGCGGGCTATCAATAGGATAAGCATGTTTCACCGATACGACCGTGTATTCCGCGAAACCACCATTACATTCTGAGCCAAAATACCAAGGAGATGTTAATTGCTCACCATTGATTTCCTGTAAGCTCGGCTCTATCAGCACGCGTTCACCAATACGTGCAGAGTCGACACACTCGCCCACCGCCACTATCACTCCACACACGTCCGCACCTTGGATAAGTGGAAGTTCAAGCGCTTTCCCAGACCAACTCGCGTCTGCACTATCGTTATCGCCTTTCGAATACCAAGCGGTGCGTGTATTAATATCTGTGTTATTCACCCCCGCGGCTAACACTTGCACGAGCACTTCGTACTCTTTCGGCTTAGGCACTTCAATATCTTCTCGATAACGAAGCATCTCAGGACCACCATGGCCGATTAGCTCGACGCCTCTCATCTGCTTTGGAATATTCATTATTGTACTTCTCCATGTAATAACGTAGTCGCCAATTGTTTTGCACTGACTATTGATTGCTCACCCAACACAGTCCATGAGTTTGAAATACCTTCATGGATTAGCAACAAGTGAGTTGCAACTTGAGGCTGCTGGCTTTTTTCACTCAATAATTCCAGCACGTCGAGTTTATGCCTTGTGACAGCTTGACGGATTTCACTATTGTCTGGGAAAGCCGCCACAGCATTACTCGACATGCAGCCATTAGGGGCAAATTCACGCATCCAAACCGCCAATTTATCGAAAATATTCAACACGCCTTCTAACCCTGTTGCATGGTTATCTTCTAGCAGAAATTGAATATAGCGCTGATGACGGTGCTCTAACGCCGCAGCAATCATCTGTTCTTTTGAGGAATAGTATTTGTAGAGCGTTCTTAAGCTGACATTGCAGGCATCTTTTAGCTGTGACACGCTCGGTTCTGCAAAACCGAATTGGCTGAAGGCTTTCTCCAGATCCGCTGCAATTTGATGTTTAAGCATAAATTTAACCTCAGGTAGAACGTTTACTCTACCTTTAAAGTAAAGCGTTCATTCTACCTTGTCAATGAATTGCTCAATTAAACGCCAAATCTCATGCGACAAGTCTGACAAAAAATATTCAATTTACATTGTAAACATCGACATATAATTTACTGACAGAAGACAAATTACGCGGACACAGATAAGGATTAATTCAATGCGCACACAACATGCCACTTGGGCTTATCAACCAAACCAAGGCAATGTTTCGCTGGCTATCCAAACCATTCCGACTCCACTGCCAAATCAAGTGTTAGTTCAAAATCAAGCGATTGGTATCAACCCTGTTGATTGGAAATTTATTCAAGCCAACCCTATAAATTGGCAAGAAGGGCATATTGCAGGTGTAGATGGTGCAGGGATCGTTGTTGCGGTAGGAGAAAACGTCGATAAAGCTTGGATAGGTCAATCGGTCGCTTATCATGCCGCTCTAGCGCAACATGGCAGTTTTGCCGAGCACACGCCTGTTTATGTAAATCGAGTAATGAAATTACCAGAAACGATGACATCAAGCCTCGCAGCTGCATTGCCTTGCCCGATGTTAACCGCATGGCAAGCTGTGGAAAAAATCCCAGTAAAATCAGATTATAAGGTGCTTATTTCTGGGCTCGGCGCGGTAACAAAACTATTGACACAAATGCTGGTACAAAGAGGTTTTGTGGTCGATGTATTATCAAAAAGCTGCTCAGACGAACTGGCGAAAAAACTGAATATCAACAAGGTTTATCGCCAACTTGAGGGTGTAGACGGTAAATACTTCGCAGCATATGACGCTGTCAGCCCGGAGAGTGCAGCATCACTGGTGCCGCTACTTAGCTCTAATGGTCATC
The genomic region above belongs to Vibrio ponticus and contains:
- a CDS encoding alcohol dehydrogenase catalytic domain-containing protein — translated: MRTQHATWAYQPNQGNVSLAIQTIPTPLPNQVLVQNQAIGINPVDWKFIQANPINWQEGHIAGVDGAGIVVAVGENVDKAWIGQSVAYHAALAQHGSFAEHTPVYVNRVMKLPETMTSSLAAALPCPMLTAWQAVEKIPVKSDYKVLISGLGAVTKLLTQMLVQRGFVVDVLSKSCSDELAKKLNINKVYRQLEGVDGKYFAAYDAVSPESAASLVPLLSSNGHLVCIQGRVEQPVDAPFTTNISYHEIALGALHNFGDEQDWAQLMSDGETLLAQVASGSILVESPQQFHFDAMLDALEHSQHSKQKSVVTV